A genomic window from bacterium includes:
- the bshB1 gene encoding bacillithiol biosynthesis deacetylase BshB1, translating to MTKSLDVLAVVAHPDDAELTCGGTLIRMADAGYRVGVLDLTGGETGTRGDSALRRREAEAASEVMGLAVRENLGLPDAALQDDQDSRLVLARAIRRLGPRVLILPHWRSRHPDHETAASLGRAAAFLAGLKNVPGEGEPVRPEKILHPLSFIEHGGKPTFVVDISAQFERKLQAVQCFASQFEGRVEAGELFPNGQPLFELLRTHALHYGSQIRALYGEPFLTRETVRVDDIVSMGVKSI from the coding sequence GTGACCAAATCTCTCGATGTTCTGGCCGTGGTGGCCCACCCGGATGACGCCGAGCTGACCTGCGGCGGGACCCTGATCCGCATGGCGGATGCCGGCTACCGGGTGGGAGTGCTCGATCTGACCGGAGGGGAGACCGGGACCCGTGGGGATTCCGCTCTGCGCCGCCGCGAGGCCGAGGCGGCCTCGGAGGTGATGGGGCTGGCGGTGCGGGAGAATCTTGGCCTGCCGGATGCCGCTCTTCAGGATGACCAGGACTCGCGCCTTGTCCTGGCCCGCGCAATCAGACGCCTGGGGCCGCGGGTGCTGATCCTGCCCCACTGGCGCAGCCGTCACCCCGACCACGAGACCGCCGCCAGCCTCGGCCGGGCCGCGGCTTTCCTGGCCGGGCTGAAAAATGTCCCCGGCGAGGGCGAGCCGGTCCGGCCGGAAAAGATCCTCCACCCCTTGAGCTTCATCGAGCACGGCGGCAAGCCGACTTTCGTGGTGGACATCAGCGCCCAGTTCGAGCGCAAGCTCCAGGCTGTGCAATGTTTCGCCAGCCAGTTCGAGGGACGGGTCGAGGCGGGGGAGCTGTTCCCCAACGGCCAGCCGCTGTTCGAGCTTCTGCGGACCCACGCCCTGCACTACGGCTCGCAGATACGCGCGCTCTACGGCGAGCCTTTCCTCACCCGCGAGACTGTGCGGGTGGATGATATTGTTAGCATGGGTGTGAAATCGATCTGA
- the mraZ gene encoding division/cell wall cluster transcriptional repressor MraZ: MRHWGRSINSLDAKGRVSLPARFRQKDTDYYVLNRGLDGCLYLYTPEQYEQTLEKIQNLPGNKKNVRFFMREWTKFATDVQLDTQNRILISRELLDLAGLKKEVVFQGANDRVELWDPARQEEYTSRFEKEQSLTFEDIAEIFD; encoded by the coding sequence ATGAGACACTGGGGACGGTCAATCAACTCCCTTGACGCGAAAGGCAGAGTCTCACTGCCCGCGCGGTTCCGCCAGAAGGACACGGACTACTATGTCCTTAACCGCGGCCTGGACGGCTGCCTTTATCTCTACACTCCCGAGCAGTACGAGCAGACCCTCGAAAAGATCCAGAACCTTCCCGGCAACAAGAAAAATGTCCGGTTCTTCATGCGCGAGTGGACCAAGTTCGCAACGGATGTCCAGCTCGACACGCAGAACCGGATCCTGATCAGCCGGGAGCTGCTCGACCTGGCCGGCCTGAAGAAAGAGGTCGTGTTCCAGGGGGCCAACGACCGGGTGGAACTCTGGGACCCGGCCCGGCAGGAGGAGTACACCAGCCGCTTCGAGAAGGAGCAGTCGCTCACTTTCGAGGATATCGCCGAGATATTCGACTGA
- a CDS encoding RNA polymerase sigma factor, producing the protein MATQRSFPEISDEELMLELQQGREEAFNEILGRYKDYSVRFCYRFVRDYELAEDISQEGFIRLYKYRHKYQITAKFITLLSKILMNLCLDEFRKRKAYTTVEIDAMPEGGMDRMSRHDLLSDESSPDPEQEYYSKELGQKIRQQLGGLSPRYRTVLILRQFHGYSYKEIAEIMGASLNEVKIWIHRARNQLKERLSTHLKSVLRE; encoded by the coding sequence ATGGCAACGCAGCGTTCTTTCCCGGAAATATCGGACGAGGAGCTGATGCTGGAGCTCCAGCAGGGCCGGGAAGAGGCTTTCAACGAGATATTGGGCCGTTACAAGGACTACTCGGTCCGATTTTGTTACCGGTTCGTCCGGGACTACGAGCTGGCGGAGGACATCTCGCAGGAGGGGTTCATCCGCCTCTACAAGTACCGTCACAAGTACCAGATCACGGCCAAGTTCATCACCCTGCTGTCTAAAATCCTGATGAACCTGTGCCTGGACGAGTTCCGCAAGCGCAAGGCCTATACCACGGTCGAGATAGACGCCATGCCCGAGGGCGGCATGGACCGGATGAGCAGGCACGACCTGCTGAGCGACGAGAGCAGCCCGGACCCGGAGCAGGAGTATTACAGCAAGGAACTGGGGCAGAAAATCCGCCAGCAGCTCGGCGGCCTCTCCCCGCGCTATCGCACTGTGCTGATCCTGCGACAGTTCCACGGCTACAGCTACAAGGAAATAGCCGAGATCATGGGTGCCTCGCTCAACGAGGTCAAGATCTGGATCCACCGGGCGCGAAACCAGCTCAAAGAGCGTCTTTCCACTCATCTGAAATCGGTGCTCCGAGAATGA
- a CDS encoding GAF domain-containing protein: MEKYKGTVFLAESGRVAFMRESLQGLGFFLRGLLDSEAGGAVPEPAIFILDSAGWSAQKDEINAFISASHYRRPVILIDDGDYGDSMPEYVCALLNERFTERQMLVAVREAFRNASLNREIELLRGTLDSGHSDLQKLIEIGISLSSERNIDRLMDKILEEACNVTTADAGSIYIIDANDSGESVLRFRNTRGNSIKTDFKEFSIPIGPDSIAGYVALTGESLILDDCYHIPRQYHFSINRSFDESNNYRTKSMLAVAMRNQKDEITGVIQLINRKPRIDLLLSGPQVAEAQVIPFDERSRSLIGALASQAAVALENYRLYQEIEKLFEGFVQASVTAIESRDPTTCGHSERVATLTVGIAELVNRTGAGRLREVRFSENQIKEIRYASLLHDFGKVGVREHVLLKAKKLYPQHLELIKKRFDIARQIFRKETNRNKMELLLEAGREAFLSSFGEVDAALAARIALLDEYLQQIITANEPTVLVEENFSRLEEIAHTVISDADEGPLPLLVPEEHRVLTIPKGSLTPEERHEIESHVTHSFNFLTKIPWTSELKNIPEIAHGHHEKLDGSGYPLGISADRICFQTRMMTISDIYDALTATDRPYKPAMPPEKALSILSWEVGEGKIDPDLFKVFSEGRVWELTSNHQA, encoded by the coding sequence GTGGAAAAATACAAAGGGACAGTGTTCCTGGCCGAAAGCGGCCGGGTGGCGTTCATGCGCGAGTCCTTGCAGGGTCTGGGGTTCTTCCTGCGCGGGCTGCTGGACTCCGAGGCCGGTGGGGCCGTGCCCGAGCCGGCGATTTTCATCCTCGACTCGGCCGGCTGGAGCGCCCAGAAAGACGAGATCAACGCTTTCATCTCCGCCAGCCACTACCGCAGGCCGGTGATCCTGATCGATGACGGAGATTACGGCGACAGCATGCCGGAGTATGTCTGCGCCCTGCTGAACGAGCGGTTCACCGAGCGCCAGATGCTGGTGGCCGTGCGCGAGGCGTTCCGCAACGCCAGCCTTAACCGCGAGATCGAGCTCTTGCGCGGCACCCTGGACAGCGGACACAGCGACCTGCAGAAACTGATCGAGATCGGAATCTCGCTCTCCAGCGAGCGCAACATCGACCGCCTGATGGACAAAATCCTAGAAGAGGCCTGCAACGTGACCACGGCCGACGCCGGGAGCATCTACATCATCGACGCCAACGACAGCGGCGAGAGTGTCCTGCGTTTCCGCAACACGCGGGGCAACTCGATCAAGACCGATTTCAAGGAGTTCTCGATCCCGATCGGGCCCGACTCTATCGCCGGTTACGTGGCCCTGACCGGTGAGTCACTTATCCTGGACGACTGCTACCATATCCCCCGCCAGTACCATTTCTCGATCAACCGCTCGTTCGACGAGAGCAACAACTACCGTACCAAGAGCATGCTGGCCGTGGCCATGCGCAACCAGAAAGACGAAATCACCGGGGTGATCCAGCTGATCAACCGCAAGCCGAGGATCGACCTGCTGCTCTCCGGCCCGCAGGTGGCCGAGGCGCAGGTGATACCGTTCGACGAGCGCTCGCGCAGCCTGATCGGCGCCCTGGCCTCGCAGGCTGCGGTGGCCCTGGAAAACTACCGTCTGTACCAGGAGATAGAAAAGCTGTTCGAGGGTTTTGTCCAGGCCTCGGTCACGGCGATTGAATCCCGAGACCCGACCACCTGCGGCCACAGCGAGCGAGTGGCCACCCTGACCGTGGGGATCGCCGAGCTGGTCAACCGCACCGGCGCCGGGCGGCTGCGCGAGGTGCGTTTCAGCGAGAACCAGATCAAGGAAATACGCTACGCCAGCCTGTTGCACGATTTCGGTAAGGTCGGGGTGCGCGAGCACGTGCTGCTCAAGGCCAAAAAGCTGTACCCTCAGCACCTGGAGCTGATCAAGAAGCGTTTCGACATCGCGCGCCAGATTTTCCGCAAGGAAACCAACCGCAACAAGATGGAGCTGTTGCTCGAGGCCGGGCGGGAGGCTTTCCTGTCCAGTTTCGGCGAGGTGGACGCGGCCCTGGCGGCCAGGATCGCCCTGCTGGACGAGTACCTGCAGCAGATAATCACAGCCAACGAGCCAACTGTGCTGGTGGAGGAAAATTTCTCCCGGCTGGAGGAGATCGCCCACACGGTGATCTCGGACGCGGACGAGGGGCCGCTGCCGTTGCTCGTGCCGGAGGAGCACCGAGTGCTCACGATCCCCAAAGGCTCGCTCACCCCGGAGGAGCGCCACGAGATCGAATCGCACGTGACCCACTCGTTCAATTTCCTGACCAAGATACCCTGGACGAGCGAGTTGAAGAACATCCCCGAGATCGCCCACGGCCACCACGAGAAGCTGGACGGCAGCGGCTACCCGCTGGGAATCAGCGCCGACCGTATCTGCTTTCAGACCCGCATGATGACCATCTCGGACATCTACGACGCCCTGACCGCCACGGACAGACCCTACAAGCCGGCCATGCCGCCTGAGAAAGCCCTCAGCATCCTGAGCTGGGAGGTCGGTGAGGGCAAGATCGACCCGGACCTGTTCAAGGTATTCAGTGAGGGCCGGGTCTGGGAGCTGACCAGCAACCATCAGGCCTGA
- a CDS encoding alpha/beta hydrolase, with amino-acid sequence MDDITWSEGEGVSGCRFHGTPPYRAVAVHGGPGAPGSASTLAAGLARWLGTVEPLQSAVSVWGQVEELAGQIREHAAWPAVVFGHSWGAWLAWLLAYSRPELVEKIFLIGSGAFEARYAEQMTRRRLARLEQVEREEYLRIVKTLPESRGEAHNGLLARLGALAERADNFSVEDSPENSDELVRVDSGQYASVWAEGAQLRQEGFFVKIAPDIARPVRVLHGAYDPTPLEGVIGPIRGQVKDLRWYELDRCGHAPWKETHGRERFWRIVAAELGLTEAESS; translated from the coding sequence TTGGATGATATTACTTGGAGCGAGGGTGAGGGTGTGAGCGGTTGCCGGTTTCACGGAACGCCGCCGTACCGGGCTGTGGCGGTGCACGGTGGGCCGGGGGCGCCGGGTAGCGCTTCAACGCTGGCCGCCGGGCTGGCCCGCTGGCTGGGGACAGTCGAGCCGCTGCAGAGTGCGGTGAGCGTGTGGGGCCAGGTCGAGGAACTGGCCGGCCAGATACGGGAGCACGCAGCCTGGCCTGCGGTGGTGTTCGGCCACTCCTGGGGCGCTTGGCTGGCCTGGCTGCTGGCCTACAGCCGCCCGGAGCTGGTGGAAAAAATTTTTCTGATCGGCTCCGGGGCGTTCGAGGCGCGCTACGCCGAACAGATGACCCGGCGGCGGCTGGCCCGCCTGGAGCAGGTGGAGCGGGAGGAGTATCTCCGGATCGTCAAGACTCTGCCGGAGTCGCGGGGCGAGGCGCATAACGGGCTGCTCGCCCGGCTGGGCGCGCTGGCCGAGCGCGCGGACAACTTTTCGGTGGAGGACTCGCCGGAAAACTCGGACGAGCTGGTCCGGGTGGACAGCGGCCAGTACGCCAGCGTATGGGCCGAGGGGGCGCAGTTGCGGCAGGAGGGTTTCTTTGTGAAAATAGCGCCGGATATCGCCCGGCCGGTCCGGGTGCTTCACGGCGCCTACGACCCGACTCCGCTCGAGGGGGTAATCGGCCCGATCCGCGGGCAGGTCAAGGATTTGCGCTGGTACGAGCTTGACCGTTGCGGCCACGCGCCTTGGAAGGAAACACACGGCCGGGAGCGGTTCTGGCGGATCGTGGCCGCCGAGCTGGGGCTGACGGAGGCCGAAAGCTCGTGA
- a CDS encoding PASTA domain-containing protein, with protein sequence MVPSQADKRIRLALAVAFLGAAVVTVNLFRIQVLSHERYLAEAERQHKQKIVLPARRGHIFDRNGEPLAVSAEGLNIYAVPEQIEDKRATASALAEQLGLESRSILGRISNDRPFVMIQQKVNPLEVEHLRSLNLPGIGFIPSSKRYYPHHTLAAQLIGYVGIDEEGLTGLEFQYDKLMRGTPGWLVVQRDARGRPYNLLDYPVVRQQNGDHLRLTLDAEFQEIVEAELTRTITESGARNGCAIAVRPATGEILALANYPPLDLNDESSFARDGFKNIAANSPFEPGSTMKTLTGCALLAGGHVKLSDHVFCENGAWVISARRTMRDTHRFGDLNFLQVITHSSNVGMGKLIQRIPDAELYRTLRALGFGQYTGQCFGGEDKGILPEPAKWDKTTKTSLAIGYNLMVTPLQMAMAYGALANGGILYEPALVSEVVDDSGRRVSAFTPRMVRRALDEQAVLQMRRAMVSVVDSGTGIAAQVPGFKVAGKTGTSMKAHPGGGYNGAGYISSFGGYFPADDAQIAMYIMINDPDYQHRWGGSCAAPVFGESIRKTLLSRSTVLDRVKLGLPSAEMQVAAAAAAPASQLAALHEPAASPARSRKPVADSLGVGQGTLVAPDVREMTIRLAAARLEQLGLKVNVTGAVRVLGQNPPPGASLRPGEVVTLTGVPVDIRNNSVSRTGETEQARAETPARKQSYGEVR encoded by the coding sequence TTGGTCCCCTCCCAGGCAGACAAGCGCATACGGCTGGCCCTGGCGGTCGCCTTTCTCGGCGCCGCTGTGGTGACAGTCAACCTGTTCCGCATCCAGGTGCTCAGTCATGAGCGCTACCTGGCCGAGGCCGAGCGCCAGCACAAGCAGAAGATAGTGCTGCCGGCCCGTCGCGGCCACATCTTCGACCGCAACGGCGAGCCGCTCGCTGTCTCGGCCGAGGGCCTGAACATCTACGCCGTCCCCGAGCAGATCGAGGACAAGCGCGCCACCGCCTCCGCCCTGGCCGAGCAGCTCGGTCTGGAGAGCCGCAGCATCCTGGGCCGCATCTCCAACGACCGCCCGTTCGTGATGATCCAGCAGAAAGTCAATCCCCTGGAGGTCGAGCACCTGCGCAGTCTGAACCTGCCGGGGATCGGCTTCATCCCCTCCTCCAAGCGCTACTATCCGCACCACACCCTGGCCGCCCAACTGATCGGCTACGTGGGGATCGACGAGGAGGGCCTGACCGGGCTGGAGTTCCAGTACGACAAGCTGATGCGCGGCACGCCGGGCTGGCTGGTGGTGCAGCGCGACGCCCGCGGCCGCCCCTACAATCTGCTGGACTACCCGGTGGTGCGCCAGCAGAACGGCGACCACCTGCGCCTGACCCTGGACGCCGAGTTCCAGGAGATCGTCGAGGCCGAGCTGACCCGCACGATCACCGAAAGCGGGGCGCGTAACGGCTGCGCGATCGCGGTGCGGCCCGCCACCGGCGAAATCCTGGCCCTGGCCAACTATCCCCCGCTGGACCTGAACGACGAAAGCTCTTTCGCCCGCGACGGCTTCAAGAACATCGCGGCCAATTCGCCGTTCGAGCCAGGCTCCACGATGAAGACACTCACCGGCTGCGCCCTTCTGGCCGGCGGCCACGTGAAGCTGAGCGACCACGTGTTCTGCGAGAATGGGGCCTGGGTGATCAGCGCCCGCCGCACGATGCGGGATACCCACCGGTTCGGCGACTTGAATTTCCTGCAGGTGATAACCCATTCGAGCAACGTCGGCATGGGCAAGCTGATCCAGCGCATCCCGGATGCCGAGCTCTACCGCACCCTGCGCGCCCTGGGTTTCGGCCAGTACACCGGCCAGTGTTTCGGCGGCGAGGACAAGGGTATCCTTCCCGAACCCGCCAAATGGGACAAGACCACCAAGACAAGCCTGGCGATCGGCTACAATCTGATGGTCACGCCGCTGCAGATGGCGATGGCCTATGGCGCCCTGGCCAACGGCGGCATCCTGTACGAGCCGGCCCTGGTCAGCGAGGTGGTGGATGACTCCGGCCGCCGCGTTTCGGCTTTCACCCCGCGCATGGTGCGCCGCGCCCTGGATGAGCAGGCGGTGCTGCAGATGCGCCGGGCCATGGTCTCGGTGGTCGATTCCGGCACCGGAATCGCGGCCCAGGTCCCTGGGTTCAAGGTGGCGGGCAAGACCGGCACCAGCATGAAAGCCCATCCCGGCGGTGGGTACAACGGGGCCGGGTACATCAGCTCGTTTGGCGGCTATTTCCCGGCGGATGACGCGCAGATAGCCATGTATATAATGATAAATGACCCCGACTACCAGCACCGCTGGGGCGGCTCCTGCGCCGCGCCGGTGTTCGGCGAGTCGATCCGCAAGACCCTGCTGTCGCGCTCGACCGTGCTCGACCGGGTGAAACTGGGCCTGCCCAGCGCCGAGATGCAGGTGGCCGCAGCAGCAGCAGCGCCGGCCTCCCAGCTCGCCGCGCTCCACGAGCCGGCCGCCTCACCCGCCCGGTCGCGGAAGCCGGTTGCCGACAGCCTCGGTGTGGGCCAGGGAACCCTGGTGGCGCCGGATGTACGCGAAATGACAATCCGTCTGGCCGCGGCGCGCCTGGAACAACTGGGCCTTAAAGTCAACGTGACCGGCGCGGTGCGCGTGCTCGGGCAGAACCCTCCGCCCGGCGCCAGCCTGCGCCCCGGTGAGGTGGTCACCCTGACCGGAGTGCCGGTCGACATCCGAAACAATTCAGTCTCGCGCACTGGCGAGACCGAGCAGGCCAGGGCCGAAACCCCGGCCCGGAAACAATCCTACGGGGAGGTCCGGTGA
- a CDS encoding PASTA domain-containing protein yields the protein MKGRLRSFLVYTLTAVFSFFLGLFILDQVILPQITGGKEEVEVPKLEGMSLDEGRSLCRGQGLELIVQGETYHASVPASHIMKQDPEAGAMVKRGRQVYVLSSLGPETVTVPPVGGLTLRQAQILIERGMLKVAAVHRRPDSRVARDRVIEVQPAEGSPLPWGGAVELTVSDGVEQLRVPSLIDKPLQEAESTLNAAGLRLGRVSYQQNSFIPAGRVLDQAPLERAIVNSGAAVDVVVSGTAP from the coding sequence GTGAAAGGCAGATTGCGCTCGTTTCTGGTCTACACCCTGACTGCGGTTTTCTCATTCTTCCTCGGCCTGTTCATACTCGACCAGGTGATCCTGCCCCAGATCACGGGGGGCAAGGAGGAGGTGGAGGTGCCGAAGCTTGAGGGGATGTCCCTGGATGAGGGCCGCTCGCTCTGCCGCGGGCAGGGCCTGGAGCTGATCGTACAGGGCGAGACCTACCACGCCAGCGTGCCGGCCTCGCATATCATGAAACAGGACCCGGAGGCCGGGGCAATGGTCAAGCGGGGCCGGCAGGTGTACGTGCTGTCAAGCCTGGGACCCGAGACTGTCACCGTGCCGCCGGTGGGCGGCCTGACCCTGCGCCAGGCCCAGATACTTATCGAGCGGGGGATGCTCAAGGTGGCCGCGGTGCACCGCAGGCCCGACTCCCGCGTGGCCCGCGACCGGGTGATCGAGGTCCAGCCGGCCGAGGGCAGTCCGCTGCCCTGGGGCGGAGCGGTTGAGCTCACAGTGAGCGACGGGGTGGAGCAGTTGCGCGTGCCGTCCTTGATCGACAAGCCGCTGCAGGAGGCCGAAAGCACCCTCAACGCGGCCGGGCTGCGCCTGGGACGGGTCTCGTACCAGCAGAACAGTTTCATTCCGGCCGGACGGGTGCTGGATCAGGCCCCGCTGGAGCGGGCGATTGTCAACTCCGGCGCGGCGGTGGACGTGGTGGTCTCGGGCACGGCCCCCTGA
- a CDS encoding zf-HC2 domain-containing protein, with the protein MNRPADNSERLSAYLDGELPEEESAGLRATLLENESWRKQLDELCEVNRLLVLWDQREMQGIHASADFERRLFCRLRGLLRPLPPAGSAPDDPIIMS; encoded by the coding sequence ATGAACAGACCGGCCGATAACTCCGAGCGCTTGAGCGCCTACCTCGACGGTGAGCTGCCGGAGGAGGAATCGGCCGGACTTAGAGCGACACTCCTGGAAAACGAAAGTTGGAGAAAGCAACTTGACGAATTGTGCGAGGTGAACCGCCTGCTTGTCCTCTGGGACCAGCGTGAAATGCAAGGCATCCACGCCTCAGCCGATTTCGAGCGCCGCCTTTTCTGCCGCCTGCGCGGCCTGCTCCGCCCCCTGCCTCCAGCCGGCAGCGCGCCGGATGACCCGATCATAATGAGCTGA
- the rsmB gene encoding 16S rRNA (cytosine(967)-C(5))-methyltransferase RsmB: MPSREQPLPRRETPPDAVVRPDSRPAWGPREAALRLLSRQKWDEAARESALRPLDERDRALAAGIAAGTLRMRGAIDFYLGHFLHQDLSVLPTGVLNLLRTAVFQLRWLDRVPDWAVVSESVELAKRIEGGRHHKLVNAVLRRFIREADSVPLPSLESEPVRALSVRHSFPEWLVGRWLDRYGPDETVRLLEALNRPAPLTLRAHATAEGAGRQSALEDLLRGEGIQFSPGAYAPEALSLESGANPVRLPGYAEGLFYVQDEAAMLVSRLAAPAAGATVLDLCAAPGGKSTHLAELAGPGATIAAAEPAPVRLGVLRRNIERLKAGNVFAVEAEALHPPFRPADTVLCDVPCSGTGVIRRKPDLRWRLAPDDLVSLPALQGAILAAAAEVVRPGGVLLYATCSLEPEENRAVVNAFLRARGDFSLQDAHGFLPAAVVSAEGFLETRPQSHGIDGVFGARLLRQQ; the protein is encoded by the coding sequence ATGCCCTCCAGAGAACAGCCACTGCCACGGAGGGAGACACCGCCTGACGCCGTGGTCCGTCCGGACAGCCGCCCGGCCTGGGGCCCGCGCGAGGCTGCGCTGAGGCTCCTGTCGCGCCAGAAATGGGATGAGGCCGCGCGGGAGTCCGCCCTGCGGCCCCTGGATGAGCGCGACCGCGCCCTGGCCGCCGGGATAGCGGCCGGAACGCTCCGCATGCGGGGCGCCATCGACTTTTACCTGGGGCATTTTCTGCATCAGGATCTGTCCGTCCTCCCCACCGGCGTCCTGAACCTTCTGCGCACGGCCGTTTTCCAGTTGCGCTGGCTCGACCGGGTCCCGGACTGGGCCGTGGTCAGCGAGTCGGTGGAGCTGGCCAAGCGGATCGAGGGCGGCCGTCACCACAAGCTGGTCAACGCCGTGCTGCGGCGTTTCATCCGCGAGGCGGACAGCGTGCCGCTGCCCAGCCTGGAAAGCGAGCCGGTGCGGGCGCTGTCCGTGCGGCACTCGTTCCCGGAATGGCTGGTCGGACGCTGGCTGGACCGTTACGGCCCGGATGAGACAGTGCGCCTGCTGGAGGCGCTGAACCGTCCCGCGCCCCTGACCCTGCGCGCGCACGCCACTGCGGAGGGCGCCGGGAGACAGTCCGCGCTGGAGGATCTGTTACGCGGCGAGGGAATTCAGTTCAGTCCCGGAGCTTACGCCCCGGAGGCCCTGAGCCTGGAGTCCGGGGCCAACCCGGTCCGGCTGCCAGGCTACGCGGAGGGCCTGTTCTACGTGCAGGATGAGGCCGCCATGCTGGTGAGCCGTCTGGCCGCGCCCGCAGCCGGGGCGACCGTGCTCGACCTCTGCGCAGCACCGGGCGGCAAATCCACGCACCTGGCAGAGCTGGCAGGCCCCGGCGCGACCATAGCCGCGGCCGAGCCAGCCCCGGTGCGCCTGGGTGTGCTGCGGCGGAACATAGAACGTCTGAAAGCCGGAAATGTTTTCGCTGTGGAGGCCGAGGCGCTGCATCCGCCGTTCCGGCCGGCCGATACGGTGCTGTGCGATGTCCCGTGCAGCGGCACCGGGGTGATCCGGCGAAAGCCCGACCTGCGCTGGCGCCTGGCACCGGACGATCTGGTGAGCCTGCCCGCTCTTCAGGGGGCGATCCTGGCCGCGGCCGCCGAGGTCGTGCGTCCGGGCGGCGTGCTGCTCTACGCCACCTGCTCGCTGGAGCCGGAAGAGAACCGGGCTGTGGTGAACGCGTTTCTGCGCGCGCGGGGTGATTTCAGCCTTCAGGATGCGCATGGGTTCCTGCCCGCTGCGGTGGTCTCGGCCGAGGGTTTTCTGGAGACCCGGCCCCAGAGTCACGGGATCGACGGGGTTTTCGGGGCGCGGCTGCTCAGGCAACAATGA
- the rsmH gene encoding 16S rRNA (cytosine(1402)-N(4))-methyltransferase RsmH produces the protein MDYRSPYHNPVLVAEVLELLAPRSAGLYLDCTAGGGGHSRALLEASAPEGRVCALDRDPEAVEAVRARLAAFAGRLSLACANFEQAPAAFPGLRFDGILLDLGVSSHQLDEAGRGFSCDKDGPLDMRMSGRGESAAALVNSADEAELDRLFARYGETRFHRNIARAVVRARADRYIDSTAMLADTVRRAVPVLQERKSVVQVFQALRIAVNDELGALERGLPALFETLAERGRLAVIAYHSLEDRLVKHFFRGLENPCVCPPGLPVCACGRKSRARVLTAHPVGPAADELEANPRSRSARLRAAERLAA, from the coding sequence ATGGATTATCGCTCCCCATACCACAACCCCGTCCTCGTCGCCGAGGTCCTGGAGCTGCTCGCCCCGCGCAGCGCAGGCCTTTACCTGGACTGCACCGCGGGCGGCGGCGGCCACAGCCGGGCCCTGCTCGAGGCCAGCGCCCCGGAGGGTCGTGTCTGCGCCCTGGACCGCGACCCCGAGGCCGTGGAGGCGGTGCGCGCACGCCTGGCCGCTTTCGCCGGCCGCCTGAGCCTGGCCTGCGCCAATTTCGAGCAGGCCCCCGCGGCGTTCCCGGGCCTGCGGTTCGACGGCATCCTGCTGGACCTGGGCGTGAGTTCGCATCAGTTGGACGAGGCCGGGCGCGGCTTCTCCTGCGACAAGGACGGCCCCCTGGACATGCGCATGTCCGGCCGGGGCGAGTCCGCCGCCGCCCTGGTCAACTCCGCCGACGAGGCTGAGCTGGACCGCCTTTTCGCCCGCTACGGCGAGACCCGTTTCCATCGCAACATCGCCCGGGCCGTAGTCCGCGCCCGCGCCGACAGATACATTGACAGCACCGCGATGCTGGCGGACACGGTCCGCCGCGCCGTCCCGGTGCTCCAGGAGCGCAAGAGCGTGGTCCAGGTGTTCCAGGCCCTCCGGATCGCGGTGAACGACGAGCTGGGGGCCTTAGAACGCGGCCTGCCGGCCCTGTTCGAGACCCTGGCCGAACGTGGCCGCCTGGCGGTGATCGCCTATCACAGCCTGGAGGACCGCCTGGTCAAGCACTTTTTCCGCGGCCTGGAAAACCCGTGTGTCTGTCCGCCTGGCCTTCCGGTCTGCGCCTGCGGGCGCAAGAGCCGGGCGCGGGTGCTGACCGCCCATCCGGTCGGCCCTGCCGCGGACGAGCTGGAGGCCAACCCACGCAGCCGCTCGGCCCGCCTTCGCGCCGCCGAACGTCTGGCCGCCTGA